A part of Paludisphaera rhizosphaerae genomic DNA contains:
- a CDS encoding XylR family transcriptional regulator produces the protein MASFPHVALIVETAKQYDRGLLRGVGRYIRGHGPWSVYIEERGPTDGVPAWLKRWRGDGIISRSRDAAMVEALIATGAPVVELRREVVAPDLPAVHCDDDAIARLAARHFQERGFRHLAYCGRPGARWSDLRRDAFRRRLEELGLSCQVYEPPRRAGAPSWEREQADVSRWLASLPQPVGVLACNDIRGLQVLDACRRIDLAVPERVAVLGVDDDVALCELADPPLSSVDQDLDRIGYEAAALLDRLMAGGPREAPILVEPLGVVPRLSTDVVAIDDPVVAEALRLLRLHACDGHGLDFVFERVGLSRRALERRFKERLGRTLLEEAHDVQLDRLRQLLAETDLKLDVVARKAGFHYIGYMCSFFKKRTGVTPGDYRRSRAGRPRAATDNPSHNGRGIG, from the coding sequence ATGGCTTCATTTCCGCACGTCGCCTTGATCGTCGAGACGGCCAAGCAGTACGACCGCGGCCTGCTGCGCGGGGTCGGGCGCTACATTCGCGGCCATGGGCCGTGGTCGGTCTACATCGAGGAGCGAGGGCCGACCGACGGCGTCCCCGCCTGGTTGAAGCGCTGGCGGGGCGACGGGATCATCTCGCGAAGCCGCGATGCGGCGATGGTTGAGGCCCTGATCGCCACCGGCGCGCCGGTCGTCGAGCTGCGCCGCGAGGTCGTCGCTCCGGACTTGCCGGCCGTTCACTGCGACGACGACGCGATCGCCCGGCTGGCCGCCCGCCATTTCCAGGAGCGTGGGTTCCGCCACCTGGCCTATTGCGGACGCCCCGGCGCGCGCTGGAGCGACCTTCGCCGCGACGCCTTTCGTCGCCGCCTGGAAGAGCTTGGCCTGAGCTGCCAGGTCTACGAACCGCCGAGGCGGGCCGGCGCGCCGAGCTGGGAGCGGGAGCAGGCGGACGTCTCGCGATGGCTGGCTTCGCTGCCCCAGCCTGTCGGCGTGCTGGCCTGCAACGACATCCGCGGCCTTCAGGTGCTGGACGCCTGCCGGCGGATCGACCTGGCGGTCCCGGAGCGGGTGGCCGTTCTGGGAGTGGATGACGACGTGGCCCTTTGCGAGCTGGCCGACCCGCCGCTCTCCAGCGTCGACCAGGACCTGGACCGGATCGGCTACGAGGCCGCCGCCCTGCTCGACCGCCTGATGGCCGGCGGACCTCGCGAGGCTCCGATCCTCGTGGAGCCGTTGGGGGTCGTCCCCCGGCTCTCCACGGATGTCGTCGCGATCGACGATCCGGTCGTTGCCGAGGCCCTTCGGCTCCTGCGGCTGCATGCGTGCGACGGCCATGGGCTCGACTTCGTGTTCGAGCGAGTCGGCCTCTCGCGGCGGGCCCTTGAACGCCGGTTCAAGGAGCGGCTGGGGCGCACGCTCCTGGAGGAAGCCCATGACGTGCAGCTCGACCGGCTCCGCCAACTGCTGGCCGAGACCGATTTGAAGCTGGACGTTGTGGCCCGGAAGGCGGGCTTCCACTACATCGGCTACATGTGCTCGTTCTTCAAGAAGCGGACGGGCGTGACCCCCGGCGACTACCGCCGCTCCCGCGCCGGGAGACCTCGGGCGGCGACCGATAACCCCTCGCACAACGGTCGTGGGATCGGGTAA
- a CDS encoding MazG nucleotide pyrophosphohydrolase domain-containing protein, with protein sequence MDEDQEDGDVTTLRGLQRTIREMYGEKDAARGAEATFLWLAEEFGELATALRSGTHEELSLEMADVLAWLATLANIRGVDLSAAVRRKYGAGCPGCGASPCSCDPAEKP encoded by the coding sequence ATGGACGAGGATCAGGAAGACGGCGACGTGACCACGCTCCGCGGATTGCAGCGGACGATCCGGGAGATGTACGGCGAAAAGGACGCCGCTCGCGGGGCGGAGGCGACGTTCCTCTGGCTCGCGGAGGAGTTCGGCGAGCTGGCCACGGCGTTGCGGTCCGGCACCCATGAGGAGCTGTCGCTGGAGATGGCCGACGTGCTGGCGTGGCTAGCCACCCTGGCCAACATCCGGGGCGTCGACCTCTCCGCGGCCGTCCGTCGCAAGTACGGCGCGGGCTGTCCCGGCTGCGGCGCCTCTCCCTGCTCCTGCGATCCGGCCGAGAAGCCGTGA
- a CDS encoding YfbM family protein, with protein MGIQASYRRITPSEWEKIQSLTMKDATPPGYDVEEAYLEFACSDELMSSDRYLSIEKEWHALHTLLTGDVGDPSEIKPFPPPLGNVVMGGSETPFNSTYGSVRVLTPNEVREVAGAIKKITIDDLKSRFDPVEFTKAGVYPNPRPGGWESDQLEPLLFYYPQLVDFFDVAAKEGDVVLLSFD; from the coding sequence ATGGGGATCCAAGCCAGCTATCGTCGAATTACTCCTTCCGAATGGGAGAAGATTCAGAGCCTGACCATGAAGGATGCCACGCCTCCCGGGTACGACGTCGAAGAGGCCTATCTTGAGTTTGCTTGCTCTGACGAACTGATGTCTAGCGACCGATATCTGAGCATAGAAAAAGAGTGGCATGCCCTCCACACCTTGCTGACGGGCGATGTCGGCGACCCTTCTGAAATCAAGCCATTTCCTCCACCGCTGGGCAACGTAGTCATGGGCGGCTCCGAGACCCCGTTCAACTCAACCTACGGCTCGGTTCGCGTCCTCACGCCGAACGAAGTCCGCGAGGTAGCCGGCGCCATCAAGAAGATTACTATTGATGATCTGAAATCCCGCTTCGACCCGGTTGAATTCACCAAGGCCGGAGTCTATCCGAACCCACGGCCAGGAGGGTGGGAGAGCGATCAGTTGGAGCCTCTGCTTTTCTACTATCCCCAGTTGGTGGATTTTTTTGATGTGGCGGCAAAGGAGGGCGATGTAGTCCTGCTTTCCTTCGATTAG